CTCTGAAAGAATCAGGATCGCGCGCCATTGGGCTGCGGACGTTTCTTGGACATCGCACGGCGAGCACCTATTCCAGTGACTTCTCTAAAGACGGAATCCAGCGGCTGATCAACGGAGCGCTTGAGCTGGCGCGCGTAACTTCTGAAGATATTTACGCGGGGATTCCGGAGCCGGACCAGCTTGGCTCTGTGCCGGGCGATCTCCAGCTTTATTACGACGATGTTTATTCTCTTCCGCCTGAGCAGCGCATTGACTACGCGCGACGGGCCGAACGCGCAGCGCTGGAAGCCGATCCGCGAATGAAAAATTCTGATGGCGGCACCTTTGATGCTGCCATTGGTCACAAGGTGCTGGCCAACTCGCATGGCTTTGTGGGCGAATTTCGCCGGTCGTATTGCTCTGTTTCTGCCGCGCCGATTGCGCAGGATGAAAACGGCAACATGCAGCGCGATTCCTGGTACTCGTTGGCCCGCACGCTGGCAAAGCTGGAATCTCCTGAATCCGTGGGACGTGAAGCGGCGCGCCGCACTTTGCGCCGGCTGGGCTCGCGCAAGATTGCTTCCACGCAGGTCCCAATCGTGCTTGATCCCATGGTTGCGGAATCGATTCTGGATAACATTTTTGACGCGGTTGATGGCTCGGCGGTTTATCGGCAATCGTCGTTCCTGGCCGGCAAACTGGGAGAGCAGGTAGCGGCCAGCAACATTACGGTCGTTGACGATGGCACAATGCCTGGCGGATTCGGCACTGAACCTTTTGACGGCGAAGGCGTACCCACACGGCGAACCGTGGTCATCGAAAATGGCGTGCTCAAGTCTTACCTGCTGAATACTTACACGGCGAAAAAATTGGGGATGAAGACTACCGGCAACGCTTCGCGCGGGTTGGCGGCAACGCCGGGGATCGGCAGTGGAAATTTTTATCTGCAAAAAGGTGATCGCACGCCGCAGCAGATTATCGGGAACATTAAGCAGGGACTGTATGTGTTCCAGTTTCTCGGCTTTGGCGTGAACATGGTTACCGGCGATTTTTCCCGCGGCGTGAGCGGCCTGTGGATTGAAAACGGCGAGCTTACTTATCCGGTGGAAGAG
The genomic region above belongs to Terriglobia bacterium and contains:
- a CDS encoding TldD/PmbA family protein yields the protein MATNTQTITEVDAELRDLAVSVVSRAIKAGATAADAVVRESSEFSTVVRMGEVETLKESGSRAIGLRTFLGHRTASTYSSDFSKDGIQRLINGALELARVTSEDIYAGIPEPDQLGSVPGDLQLYYDDVYSLPPEQRIDYARRAERAALEADPRMKNSDGGTFDAAIGHKVLANSHGFVGEFRRSYCSVSAAPIAQDENGNMQRDSWYSLARTLAKLESPESVGREAARRTLRRLGSRKIASTQVPIVLDPMVAESILDNIFDAVDGSAVYRQSSFLAGKLGEQVAASNITVVDDGTMPGGFGTEPFDGEGVPTRRTVVIENGVLKSYLLNTYTAKKLGMKTTGNASRGLAATPGIGSGNFYLQKGDRTPQQIIGNIKQGLYVFQFLGFGVNMVTGDFSRGVSGLWIENGELTYPVEEVTIAGNLKDMLNNISEIGNDLEFRGSTAAPTLRIDGMTIAGE